A window from Acinonyx jubatus isolate Ajub_Pintada_27869175 chromosome E1, VMU_Ajub_asm_v1.0, whole genome shotgun sequence encodes these proteins:
- the LOC106989439 gene encoding myosin-4, with amino-acid sequence MSSDAEMAVFGEAAPYLRKSEKERIEAQNRPFDAKNSVFVVDAKESYVKSTVQSREGEKVTVKTDAGATVTVKEDQIFSMNPPKYDKIEDMAMMTHLHEPAVLYNLKERYAAWMIYTYSGLFCVTVNPYKWLPVYNPEVVAAYRGKKRQEAPPHIFSISDNAYQFMLTDRENQSILITGESGAGKTVNTKRVIQYFATIAITGEKKKEEPTPGKMQGTLEDQIISANPLLEAFGNAKTVRNDNSSRFGKFIRIHFGATGKLASADIETYLLEKSRVTFQLKAERSYHIFYQIMSNKKPELIEMLLITTNPYDFAFVSQGEITVPSIDDQEELMATDSAVDILGFSTDEKAAIYKLTGAVMHYGNMKFKQKQREEQAEPDGTEVADKAAYLQSLNSADLLKALCYPRVKVGNEYVTKGQTVQQVYNAVGALAKAVYEKMFLWMVTRINQQLDTKQPRQYFIGVLDIAGFEIFDFNSLEQLCINFTNEKLQQFFNHHMFVLEQEEYKKEGIEWTFIDFGMDLAACIELIEKPMGIFSILEEECMFPKATDTSFKNKLYEQHLGKSSNFQKPKPAKGRAEAHFSLVHYAGTVDYNIAGWLDKNKDPLNETVVGLYQKSAMKTLALLFAGGQSAEAESGGGKKGGKKKGSSFQTVSALFRENLNKLMTNLRSTHPHFVRCIIPNETKTPGAMEHELVLHQLRCNGVLEGIRICRKGFPSRILYADFKQRYKVLNASAIPEGQFIDSKKASEKLLGSIDIDHTQYKFGHTKVFFKAGLLGTLEEMRDEKLAQLITRTQAVCRGYLMRVEFKKMMERRESIFCIQYNVRAFMNVKHWPWMKLYFKIKPLLKSAETEKEMANMKEEFEKTKEELAKSEAKRRELEEKMVALMQEKNDLQLQVQSEADGLADAEERCDQLIKTKIQLEAKIKELTERAEDEEEINAELTAKKRKLEDECSELKKDIDDLELTLAKVEKEKHATENKVKNLTEEMAGLDETIAKLTKEKKALQEAHQQTLDDLQAEEDKVNTLTKAKTKLEQQVDDLEGSLEQEKKLRMDLERAKRKLEGDLKLAQESTMDVENDKQQLDEKLKKKEFEMSNLQSKIEDEQALAMQLQKKIKELQARIEELEEEIEAERASRAKAEKQRSDLSRELEEISERLEEAGGATSAQIEMNKKREAEFQKMRRDLEEATLQHEATAATLRKKHADSVAELGEQIDNLQRVKQKLEKEKSELKMEIDDLASNMETVSKAKGNLEKMCHTLEDQLSEVKTKEEEQQRLINELSAQKARLHTESGEFSRQLDEKEALVSQLSRGKQAFTQQIEELKRQLEEESKAKNALAHALQSARHDCDLLREQYEEEQEAKAELQRSMSKANSEVAQWRTKYETDAIQRTEELEEAKKKLAQRLQDAEEQVEAVNSKCASLEKTKQRLQNEVEDLMIDVERTNAACVALDKKQRNFDKVLAEWKQKYEENQAELEASQKESRSLSTELFKVKNAYEESLDHLETLRRENKNLQQEISDLTEQIAEGGKHIHELEKVKKQIDQEKSELQAALEEAEGSLEHEEGKILRIQLELNQVKSEIDRKIAEKDEEIDQLKRNHLRVVESMQSTLDAEIRSRNDALRIKKKMEGDLNEMEIQLNHANRQAAEAIKNLKNTQGILKDTQLHLDDAVRGQEDLKEQLAMVERRANLLQAEIEELRASLEQTERSRRVAEQELLDASERVQLLHTQNTSLINTKKKLETDISQIQGEMEDIVQEARNAEEKAKKAITDAAMMAEELKKEQDTSAHLERMKKNLEQTVKDLQHRLDEAEQLALKGGKKQIQKLEARVRELENEVETEQKRNVEAVKGLRKHERRVKELTYQTEEDRKNVLRLQDLVDKLQTKVKAYKRQAEEAEEQSNVNLSKFRKLQHELEEAEERADIAESQVNKLRVKSREVHTKIISEE; translated from the exons ATGAGTTCCGACGCTGAGATGGCCGTTTTTGGGGAGGCAGCTCCGTACCTCCGAAAGTCTGAAAAGGAGCGCATTGAAGCCCAGAATAGGCCCTTCGATGCCAAGAATTCTGTCTTTGTGGTGGATGCTAAGGAATCCTACGTGAAAAGCACAGtccagagcagagaaggggagaaggtgaCGGTGAAGACTGATGCTGGGGCT ACTGTCACAGTTAAGGAAGATCAAATCTTCTCCATGAACCCTCCCAAATACGACAAGATCGAGGACATGGCCATGATGACCCACCTGCACGAGCCCGCCGTGCTGTACAACCTCAAAGAGCGTTACGCAGCCTGGATGATCTAC ACCTACTCGGGCCTCTTCTGCGTCACCGTCAACCCCTACAAGTGGCTGCCGGTGTACAACCCCGAGGTGGTGGCCGCCTACCGAGGCAAGAAGCGCCAGGAGGCCCCGCCCCACATCTTCTCCATCTCCGACAACGCCTATCAGTTCATGCTGACGG ATCGTGAGAACCAGTCGATCCTGATTAC CGGCGAATCCGGGGCGGGCAAGACCGTGAACACCAAGCGTGTCATCCAGTACTTTGCAACCATCGCAATcactggagagaagaaaaaagaagaacctACTCCAGGCAAAATGCAG GGAACGCTTGAAGATCAAATCATCAGCGCCAACCCCCTACTGGAGGCCTTTGGCAACGCCAAGACCGTGAGGAACGACAACTCCTCTCGCTTT GGAAAATTTATCAGGATCCATTTTGGTGCAACAGGCAAACTGGCTTCTGCAGATATTGAAACAt ATCTGCTAGAGAAGTCCCGAGTTACTTTCCAGCTAAAGGCTGAAAGAAGCTACCACATATTTTATCAAATCATGTCCAACAAGAAACCAGAACTTATTG AAATGCTCCTGATCACCACGAACCCATACGACTTTGCCTTTGTCAGTCAAGGTGAAATCACAGTGCCCAGCATTGATGATCAGGAAGAGTTGATGGCTACAGAT AGTGCTGTGGACATTCTGGGTTTCAGCACTGACGAAAAGGCTGCCATCTACAAGCTCACGGGTGCCGTGATGCATTATGGGAACATGAAGTTCAAGCAGAAGCAGCGTGAGGAGCAGGCCGAGCCTGACGGCACCGAAG TTGCTGACAAGGCAGCCTATCTCCAGAGTCTGAACTCTGCTGACCTGCTCAAAGCCCTCTGCTACCCCAGGGTCAAGGTCGGCAACGAGTACGTCACCAAAGGCCAGACTGTGCAGCAG GTATACAACGCAGTGGGCGCCCTGGCCAAGGCCGTCTACGAGAAGATGTTCCTGTGGATGGTCACCCGCATCAACCAGCAGCTGGACACCAAGCAGCCCAGACAGTACTTCATCGGGGTCCTGGACATCGCCGGCTTTGAGATCTTTGAT TTCAACAGCCTGGAGCAGCTGTGCATCAACTTCACCAACGAGAAGCTGCAACAGTTCTTCAACCACCACATGTTCGTGCTGGAACAGGAGGAGTACAAGAAGGAGGGCATCGAGTGGACGTTCATCGACTTTGGGATGGACCTGGCTGCCTGCATCGAGCTCATCGAGAAG CCTATGGGCATCTTCTCCATCCTGGAGGAGGAGTGCATGTTCCCCAAGGCCACGGACACCTCCTTCAAGAACAAGCTGTACGAACAGCACCTGGGCAAGTCCAGCAACTTCCAGAAGCCCAAGCCTGCCAAAGGCAGGGCCGAGGCCCACTTCTCGCTGGTGCACTACGCTGGCACCGTGGACTACAACATTGCCGGCTGGCTGGACAAGAACAAGGACCCACTGAACGAGACTGTGGTCGGGCTGTACCAGAAGTCCGCAATGAAGACTCTGGCTCTCCTCTTTGCCGGAGGACAAAGTGCTGAAGCAG aaagtggCGGTGGAAAAAAAGGTGGCAAAAAGAAGGGTTCTTCTTTCCAGACAGTGTCAGCGCTTTTTAGG GAGAATTTGAACAAGCTGATGACCAACCTGAGGAGCACTCACCCCCACTTTGTACGCTGCATCATCCCCAATGAAACCAAAACTCCCG gGGCCATGGAGCATGAACTTGTCCTGCACCAGCTGAGGTGTAACGGAGTGCTGGAAGGCATCCGCATCTGCAGGAAGGGATTCCCCAGCAGAATCCTTTATGCAGACTTCAAACAGAG ATACAAGGTTCTAAATGCAAGTGCTATCCCAGAGGGTCAGTTCATTGATAGTAAGAAGGCTTCTGAGAAACTTCTGGGGTCTATTGACATCGACCACACCCAGTACAAATTCGGTCATACCAAG GTTTTCTTTAAAGCTGGCCTGTTGGGAACTCTAGAGGAGATGCGAGATGAAAAGCTGGCCCAACTCATCACACGCACCCAGGCTGTGTGCAGAGGGTACCTGATGAGAGTAGAATTCAAGAAGATGATGGAGAGGAG AGAGTCCATCTTCTGCATCCAGTACAACGTCCGCGCCTTCATGAACGTCAAGCACTGGCCCTGGATGAAGCTGTATTTCAAGATCAAGCCCCTCCTCAAGAGTGCCGAGACCGAGAAGGAGATGGCCAACATgaaggaagaatttgagaagacCAAGGAAGAGCTGGCGAAGTCAGAGGCAAAAAGGAGAGAACTTGAGGAGAAGATGGTAGCTCTGatgcaagagaaaaatgacttaCAGCTTCAAGTTCAATCT GAAGCAGATGGCTTGGCTGACGCAGAGGAAAGATGCGACCAGCTGATTAAAACCAAAATCCAGCTggaggccaagatcaaagagctGACTGAGAGAgctgaggatgaggaggagatCAATGCCGAGCTGACGGCCAAAAAGAGGAAACTGGAGGACGAGTGTTCAGAGCTCAAGAAAGACATCGATGACCTTGAGCTGACCCTGGCCAAGGTTGAAAAGGAGAAACATGCCACAGAGAACAAG GTGAAAAACCTCACAGAAGAGATGGCAGGCCTGGACGAAACCATCGCTAAACTGACCAAGGAGAAGAAGGCCCTCCAGGAGGCCCACCAGCAGACCCTGGATGACCTACAGGCAGAAGAGGACAAGGTCAACACGCTGACCAAAGCTAAAACCAAGCTCGAGCAGCAAGTGGATGAT CTTGAAGGGTCtctggaacaagaaaagaaactccGCATGGACCTAGAAAGAGCCAAGAGGAAACTGGAGGGAGACCTAAAACTGGCCCAGGAGTCCACAATGGACGTCGAAAATGACAAACAGCAACTcgatgaaaaacttaaaaa GAAAGAGTTTGAAATGAGCAATCTGCAAAGCAAGATCGAAGACGAGCAGGCCCTCGCCATGCAGCTGCAGAAGAAGATCAAGGAGTTACAG GCCCGCAtcgaggagctggaggaggaaatCGAGGCAGAGCGGGCCTCCCGGGCCAAAGCAGAGAAGCAGCGTTCGGACCTCTCCCGGGAACTGGAGGAGATCAGCGAGCGGCTGGAAGAAGCCGGCGGGGCCACTTCCGCCCAGATCGAGATGAACAAGAAGCGGGAGGCCGAGTTCCAGAAGATGCGCAGGGACCTGGAGGAGGCCACCCTGCAGCACGAAGCCACGGCGGCCACCCTGAGGAAGAAGCACGCGGACAGCGTGGCCGAGCTGGGGGAGCAGATAGACAACCTACAGAGGGTCaagcagaagctggagaaggagaagagcGAGTTGAAGATGGAGATCGACGACCTGGCCAGCAACATGGAGACCGTCTCCAAGGCCAAG GGAAACCTCGAGAAAATGTGCCACACACTGGAGGACCAGCTCAGTGAAGTGAAAACGAAGGAAGAGGAGCAACAGCGCCTCATCaatgagctgtcggcccagaagGCGCGCCTACACACAGAGTCAG GTGAATTTTCACGACAGCTGGATGAGAAAGAGGCTCTGGTGTCTCAGCTATCACGAGGCAAACAAGCATTTACACAACAGATTGAGGAGTTAAAGAGGCAGCTGGAAGAGGAGTCTAAG GCCAAGAACGCACTGGCCCACGCCCTGCAATCAGCCCGCCATGACTGTGACCTGCTGCGGGAACAGTATGAGGAGGAGCAGGAAGCCAAGGCTGAACTGCAGAGGTCAATGTCCAAGGCCAACAGCGAGGTGGCCCAGTGGAGGACCAAATATGAGACAGACGCCATCCAGCGCacagaggagctggaggaggccaA GAAGAAGCTGGCCCAGCGGCTGCAGGATGCGGAGGAACAGGTGGAGGCCGTGAATTCCAAATGTGCCTctctggaaaagacaaagcagCGGCTCCAGAACGAAGTGGAGGACCTCATGATCGACGTGGAGAGAACAAATGCGGCCTGTGTGGCCCTGGACAAGAAGCAGAGGAACTTCGACAAG GTCCTGGCAGAGTGGAAACAGAAGTATGAGGAGAATCAGGCTGAACTTGAGGCCTCCCAGAAGGAGTCCCGCTCTCTCAGCACTGAGCTGTTCAAGGTCAAGAATGCCTACGAGGAATCCCTGGATCACCTGGAAACCCTGAGGCGAGAGAACAAGAACTTGCAGC AGGAGATTTCTGACCTGACGGAGCAGATTGCGGAGGGGGGAAAGCATATCCACGAATTGgagaaagtaaagaaacaaatagatCAAGAGAAGAGTGAACTACAGGCTgccctggaagaagcagag ggatcTCTTGAGCACGAAGAAGGCAAAATCCTTCGCATCCAGCTAGAGTTAAACCAGGTGAAATCTGAGATTGATCGGAAAATTGCtgagaaagatgaagaaatcGATCAGCTAAAGAGGAACCATCTCAGAGTGGTGGAGTCAATGCAGAGCACCCTGGATGCTGAGATCAGGAGCAGGAACGATGCCCTGCGGATCAAGAAGAAGATGGAGGGAGACCTCAATGAAATGGAAATCCAGCTGAACCACGCCAACCGCCAGGCTGCAGAGGCaataaagaatcttaaaaacacaCAAGGAATACTGAAG GACACTCAGCTACATCTGGATGATGCCGTCAGAGGCCAGGAGGACCTGAAGGAGCAGCTGGCCATGGTGGAGCGCAGGGCCAACCTGCTGCAGGCTGAGATCGAGGAGCTGCGGGCATCCCTGGAGCAGACGGAAAGGAGCAGGAGGGTGGCCGAGCAGGAGCTCCTGGATGCCAGTGAGCGTGTGCAACTCCTGCACACCCAG AACACCAGCCTGATCAACACCAAGAAGAAGCTGGAGACAGACATCTCCCAGATCCAGGGAGAGATGGAAGACATTGTCCAGGAAGCCCGCAACGCAGAAGAGAAGGCCAAGAAGGCCATCACTGAT GCGGCCATGATGGCCGAGGAGCTGAAGAAGGAGCAGGACACCAGCGCCCACCTGGAGCGGATGAAGAAGAACCTGGAGCAGACGGTGAAGGACCTTCAGCACCGTCTGGACGAGGCTGAGCAGCTGGCCCTGAAGGGCGGGAAGAAGCAGATCCAGAAACTGGAGGCCAGG gtgAGGGAGCTTGAAAATGAGGTAGAAACTGAACAGAAGCGCAATGTGGAGGCTGTCAAGGGTCTCCGCAAACATGAGAGAAGAGTAAAGGAACTCACTTACCAG ACGGAGGAGGACCGCAAGAATGTTCTCAGGCTGCAGGACTTGGTGGACAAATTACAAACCAAAGTTAAAGCTTACAAGAGACAAGCTGAAGAGGCC GAGGAACAATCCAATGTCAACCTCTCCAAATTCCGCAAGCTCCAGCACGAGCTGGAGGAGGCCGAGGAACGCGCTGACATTGCAGAGTCCCAGGTCAACAAGCTGCGGGTGAAGAGCCGGGAGGTCCACACAAAAATCATAAGTGAAGAGTAA